DNA sequence from the Saccopteryx leptura isolate mSacLep1 chromosome 4, mSacLep1_pri_phased_curated, whole genome shotgun sequence genome:
aaagagaaagagagaaaagaaagaaaagaggtggGGGCCGTGGGGACTAAGCTTAACTGGTGCCTGCCTGCTTCTCTTTGATTTGATGGCCTTTATTCCTTCTAATTGGATAAAATAGGAAGTCGCTGGCAATCCTGTGTTGCTGGGTGTACTGATTGTACTCAGAGCAGCCAGCAGCTCTAGAGTGCGGATagagagggtgggggctgggagaggagagaggaaaaagaaagagactgagagagaacgTCTTtgaaagaggaggggaaagaaagcgCAAGAGACTCTGAAGAAAGGGAGAGCCGCAGAGGAAGAAAGTGAATGAGCGCTCCAGGCGCACAAAGAGGagtggttgggggtggggtggaggcagggcGGGGAGGCAGTCACCGCCCCTCCTGGCTGCTCTCTTCCCTTCGGGTCCCTCTGCGAGGATGCTGTTCGCAGTGATGCTCCGAGGGCAGGCACCTGCTGCTCTGTAATGATTCAGCCTCGTTCCGCCGTCGCGTTAACACAACAGGATGCTGTTGCTACTGTCACTGCTGCCTCTcctgccgccgccgctgctgccgccgccgccgccagcgctGGTCCTGCTTTTGCTCTTACTTCTCCTGCATGACAGTTGTTTTTTCCATCTGAGCAGACACCAGCTTCAGATGCTCGAGGTGAGAGACATGCCTTTCAATTTGGGCTACTGGTTTACTTAATCGGCCCGCCATCAGCTCGGTTTCT
Encoded proteins:
- the LOC136402682 gene encoding uncharacterized homolog, whose translation is MLLLLSLLPLLPPPLLPPPPPALVLLLLLLLLHDSCFFHLSRHQLQMLEVRDMPFNLGYWFT